One Sphingobacteruim zhuxiongii DNA window includes the following coding sequences:
- a CDS encoding TatD family hydrolase, which yields MEGNNNEQQLILTDTHTHIYYHQGTALLAEQMERCFQNGVTRLFLPNVDVESIPQVKNTCLEYPANCFAMLGLHPCSVKENYRDELATIRAAIAETKIYAIGEIGIDLYWDKTTLHIQQDAFAQQIEWAKEMGLPISIHCREAFDEVFEVLDQHQNGRLFGVFHCFTGNEAQAQRAINLGFKLGIGGVVTFKKAGLDVVLQNIPLQHVILETDAPYLAPVPYRGKENESSYLLHVAQKVADVYERPLAEIASITTQNSKELFSI from the coding sequence ATGGAAGGGAATAACAACGAACAACAGCTTATTTTAACCGACACACATACCCATATTTACTATCATCAGGGGACTGCATTGCTTGCAGAACAAATGGAGCGATGTTTCCAGAATGGCGTCACCCGATTGTTTCTTCCGAATGTGGACGTGGAGTCTATTCCGCAGGTAAAGAATACTTGCTTAGAATATCCAGCAAATTGCTTTGCCATGCTTGGCTTACACCCTTGTAGTGTCAAAGAGAATTACCGCGACGAACTAGCGACTATTCGTGCTGCAATTGCAGAAACTAAGATATACGCTATTGGTGAGATTGGTATAGACCTATATTGGGATAAAACAACTCTGCATATCCAACAAGATGCTTTTGCACAACAAATTGAATGGGCGAAGGAGATGGGCCTTCCGATTAGCATCCATTGCCGAGAAGCCTTTGATGAAGTTTTCGAAGTATTAGATCAACATCAGAATGGGCGTCTATTCGGCGTATTTCATTGTTTCACGGGAAATGAAGCTCAAGCGCAACGTGCTATTAATTTAGGCTTTAAACTTGGAATTGGCGGCGTGGTTACTTTCAAAAAAGCAGGCTTGGATGTCGTGTTACAAAACATACCATTACAACATGTTATCTTAGAAACTGATGCTCCATATTTGGCACCGGTACCCTACCGCGGTAAAGAAAACGAGAGCAGTTACCTATTACATGTCGCGCAAAAAGTTGCAGACGTCTATGAACGTCCATTAGCCGAGATCGCTAGCATAACAACACAAAATTCGAAAGAATTATTTAGTATCTAA
- a CDS encoding DHH family phosphoesterase, with amino-acid sequence MLQGEENLHLLTEPRKIIITTHHKPDGDALGSSLGLYYWLKKNGHDVQIVLSSDFPSFLDWMPGRESLIIYPEQPAIAQQLFDDAEIIFCLDYSALSRTNILESVIREAKGQKWMIDHHLDPEDFASLSYWNSNAAATAQLVYTFIDEVCHKADQVDELIATCLYTGIMTDTGSFRFRSTTAEVHRIIANLLDAGAKNWEIHEHIYNSSTENRLRFLGYSLMNCLEVIPEYHTALFALTKEDLQKFNVTTGDTEGLVNYALSIKGIRLAGLFVDRTELIKLSLRSIGDIPCNEIARKHFNGGGHLNAAGGNSSDDLHSVVEKFKAILPEYKNYLT; translated from the coding sequence ATGTTACAAGGAGAAGAAAATTTACATTTATTAACCGAACCTAGAAAGATTATTATTACCACGCACCATAAACCTGATGGTGATGCGTTGGGCTCATCCTTAGGATTATATTACTGGTTAAAGAAAAACGGACATGATGTACAAATTGTGCTTTCATCGGATTTCCCGTCTTTCCTAGACTGGATGCCAGGACGTGAATCTTTGATTATTTATCCCGAGCAACCCGCTATTGCGCAGCAATTGTTTGATGATGCCGAGATTATTTTCTGCTTAGACTATAGTGCCCTTTCAAGAACAAATATTTTAGAATCGGTTATTCGTGAAGCTAAAGGTCAAAAATGGATGATTGATCACCATTTGGATCCGGAAGACTTCGCCTCTCTCTCCTATTGGAACTCCAATGCGGCAGCTACAGCGCAATTAGTTTACACTTTTATTGATGAGGTTTGCCATAAAGCAGATCAAGTTGATGAGTTAATAGCGACATGTTTGTATACGGGCATCATGACTGACACGGGTTCTTTCCGCTTCCGTTCGACAACTGCCGAAGTACACCGCATTATCGCTAACCTACTCGATGCTGGAGCTAAAAACTGGGAAATACACGAACATATATATAATAGCTCGACAGAAAATAGACTGCGCTTCTTAGGATATTCACTCATGAACTGCCTTGAAGTCATTCCAGAATATCATACTGCATTATTTGCTTTAACCAAAGAGGATCTACAAAAGTTTAATGTGACGACTGGCGATACTGAAGGTTTAGTAAACTATGCGTTATCGATAAAAGGCATTCGATTGGCAGGATTATTTGTTGACAGAACTGAATTAATTAAACTATCTTTGCGTTCTATTGGCGATATCCCTTGTAATGAGATCGCTAGAAAGCATTTCAATGGGGGTGGTCACCTAAATGCAGCAGGAGGAAATTCATCCGACGATCTGCATAGCGTGGTAGAAAAATTTAAGGCTATATTGCCTGAGTATAAGAATTATTTAACATAA
- a CDS encoding DUF423 domain-containing protein, whose product MNKQIILTASFFGLFAVILGAFGAHGLEGKISDKQLETWATANEYHFYHTLALLFLSTFSRAKSQSIKVSYIMFTVGILLFSGSLYLLSTRNLLGLENISVIGPITPIGGLCFMVGWIALFVAAIKHRA is encoded by the coding sequence ATGAACAAACAAATCATTTTAACAGCATCTTTTTTCGGTCTGTTCGCCGTGATATTAGGAGCTTTTGGCGCGCATGGGCTGGAAGGAAAGATCTCAGATAAACAATTGGAAACTTGGGCTACTGCCAATGAATACCATTTTTACCACACTTTAGCCTTACTCTTTTTATCTACTTTTTCTAGAGCGAAAAGTCAATCTATTAAAGTGTCATATATCATGTTCACAGTAGGTATTCTATTGTTTTCAGGGTCCTTATATCTATTAAGTACCAGAAACTTGCTAGGATTAGAGAATATTTCAGTAATCGGTCCAATAACACCGATTGGTGGCTTATGTTTTATGGTCGGCTGGATCGCACTTTTTGTCGCTGCTATTAAACATAGAGCATAG
- a CDS encoding NHL repeat-containing protein: MRNTIIVSILLFIAVVVASVFYFGDLNKEEKKSVKPINYLPNDTYLISSFFNDATTDNIFKDFEIFEAIIGHTFQDHLTQLKQQILRNKEISNYLNDQEMFVSFHPEKNNIALLFSIPSSEKIDAEVINQLLPKIGSAYQVQQKDTLGIKLFSYKAEKSDSTFYVSYLDDIFFATYSKDLLLKTLDKKTPKFEEKQIEFFNKNNKRNTPFTVYLAHQNLPAIVDKYRRNKPGDFLRQFINLKGQTAWNINYKQDALMLSGESELEEVKGQYIALFANQRKTTQRLYNYFPSNAAMFIEYSYSDAKTWQSDLKAWHAVTDDSKQLEGQTKEIEKDRSDLLTTFQSAMGGDFAVVEQNNSDYLGFINVQDSSKFLDVLSNISESVGDSTYRFRYANIPYRFYGEGMKAFSRPYFTRIDGLIVMANHLSTLQQYVQKWKRKDLLIGTLGFKNYEKIQGNEANVTVFLNTKNASNFLINNLEAPYSKNFRDNKEYNLQEFYSWSLQLTGNSGNFLSRLYAIYKSKNTLGVTPEWTYTMGSRLITGPFVFEQSDTSQFILTQEQDHTVHAVHPSGNKLWTTLFSGRIVGKVQQLKDRSLIAVTDRRRLYRFDTQGKSLKGFSTSIKDEPVAQPTYVDWGNQQMLLIPAKNRVMAYDLEGGPIEGWDNVQVEGEILGPIQFHDNKAIITSSYGRVYFFDSEGHKVQEIDVPGDINFIGNVGIVVRENQTLYYACDDLGDVYKMNSEGQSNKVFEGKWNSKFQADFENVHSTSAPELIVLDGPQLQVYELGDSLRRVYEYTFTQNVENRPYYFASGTGGLLSLGIAAQGTNLIYLFAENGTLVDGFPVEAQPLFYYGKINYNSANYLICTRRDFKLYAYRH; the protein is encoded by the coding sequence ATGAGAAATACAATTATTGTTTCAATACTCTTATTTATTGCGGTTGTCGTAGCGTCGGTTTTTTATTTTGGGGATCTAAATAAGGAGGAAAAGAAATCCGTTAAACCGATTAATTATTTACCAAACGACACCTATCTAATTAGCTCGTTTTTTAATGACGCTACCACCGATAATATTTTTAAAGATTTCGAGATTTTCGAAGCCATTATAGGGCACACCTTTCAAGATCATCTAACCCAGCTCAAGCAACAAATTCTACGAAACAAGGAAATTTCAAACTACTTGAATGACCAAGAAATGTTTGTTTCCTTCCATCCAGAAAAAAACAATATTGCTCTGTTATTCAGTATTCCCAGCAGCGAGAAAATTGATGCGGAAGTAATCAATCAATTGTTGCCAAAAATAGGGTCAGCTTATCAGGTACAACAGAAAGATACCCTTGGAATTAAATTGTTTAGCTATAAAGCGGAAAAATCAGATTCAACCTTCTATGTGAGTTACTTAGATGACATTTTTTTCGCGACCTATAGCAAGGATTTACTCCTTAAAACACTGGATAAAAAGACACCAAAATTTGAAGAAAAACAGATTGAGTTTTTCAATAAAAATAACAAGAGAAATACGCCATTTACAGTTTATTTAGCGCATCAGAATCTTCCTGCCATCGTCGATAAATATAGAAGAAATAAACCTGGTGATTTTCTTCGTCAGTTCATTAACTTAAAAGGACAAACGGCCTGGAATATTAATTATAAACAAGATGCATTAATGCTGTCTGGTGAGAGTGAACTTGAAGAGGTCAAAGGTCAGTATATTGCGCTGTTTGCTAATCAACGGAAGACAACGCAGCGTTTATACAACTACTTCCCGTCGAACGCCGCTATGTTTATCGAATATTCATATAGCGACGCAAAAACATGGCAAAGCGATTTAAAGGCATGGCATGCGGTAACTGACGATTCTAAACAATTGGAAGGGCAAACCAAGGAGATCGAAAAAGATAGATCAGATTTATTAACCACTTTTCAATCCGCCATGGGTGGCGATTTTGCCGTCGTCGAACAAAATAACAGTGATTACTTAGGATTTATCAATGTCCAAGATAGCAGTAAATTCTTAGACGTACTTAGTAATATCTCCGAATCTGTAGGCGACAGTACCTATCGTTTTCGATATGCGAATATCCCATACCGTTTCTACGGAGAGGGTATGAAAGCATTTAGCCGGCCGTATTTTACGAGAATTGATGGATTGATCGTTATGGCAAATCATCTCTCTACTTTACAACAGTATGTACAGAAATGGAAGCGAAAAGATTTGTTGATCGGCACGTTAGGCTTCAAAAACTATGAGAAAATTCAAGGAAACGAAGCAAATGTCACCGTATTTCTAAACACAAAGAATGCAAGTAATTTCCTGATCAATAATTTGGAGGCGCCCTACAGTAAGAATTTTAGAGATAACAAAGAATATAATTTACAAGAGTTCTATTCTTGGTCCTTACAATTAACTGGTAATTCGGGCAATTTCTTAAGTCGATTATACGCGATTTACAAAAGTAAAAACACGCTAGGCGTCACTCCTGAATGGACTTATACAATGGGTAGCCGACTAATTACGGGGCCCTTTGTATTTGAACAATCCGACACTTCTCAATTTATCCTTACACAAGAACAAGACCATACCGTCCATGCTGTTCATCCTTCAGGCAATAAGCTTTGGACAACACTTTTCTCGGGAAGAATCGTTGGAAAAGTACAGCAATTGAAAGACCGCAGTTTAATCGCTGTTACTGATCGTCGTCGATTATACCGTTTTGACACACAGGGTAAGAGTTTAAAAGGATTCTCAACAAGTATTAAGGATGAACCCGTTGCACAACCCACCTATGTCGACTGGGGTAATCAGCAAATGCTCTTAATTCCTGCCAAGAACCGAGTGATGGCTTACGATCTTGAAGGTGGACCTATAGAAGGTTGGGACAATGTGCAGGTGGAAGGTGAAATTTTAGGCCCCATTCAATTTCATGATAATAAGGCTATCATAACAAGCAGCTATGGTCGTGTATATTTCTTCGATAGCGAGGGGCATAAAGTTCAAGAAATTGATGTCCCTGGCGATATTAACTTTATCGGCAATGTCGGAATTGTAGTTCGTGAGAATCAGACCTTATATTATGCGTGTGATGACCTTGGCGATGTTTACAAAATGAACTCCGAAGGGCAAAGCAATAAAGTATTTGAGGGAAAATGGAACAGCAAGTTTCAAGCAGATTTCGAGAATGTACATAGTACATCGGCACCCGAACTAATTGTCCTTGATGGACCCCAACTCCAAGTATATGAGCTTGGTGATAGCTTAAGACGAGTGTATGAGTATACGTTTACGCAGAATGTAGAAAATAGGCCTTATTATTTCGCTTCGGGCACTGGGGGCTTATTGAGTTTAGGCATTGCGGCACAAGGCACTAACCTAATCTATTTATTTGCAGAAAACGGAACCCTTGTCGATGGTTTCCCTGTCGAAGCACAACCACTGTTTTATTATGGAAAAATTAACTACAACTCGGCTAACTATTTAATCTGCACACGACGAGATTTTAAACTCTATGCTTACCGGCACTAA
- a CDS encoding FKBP-type peptidyl-prolyl cis-trans isomerase — translation MKKSILLLTAVASLALASCQNFKKGEGGLEYKFLKDNGGEKAVGGDVIAMDIVVKTDRDSLLASTYDLGLPQIAPIMPDSLMQQAGAYAGDNNTILKMLGEGDSAVFKLNLDTMAARTGQPKPEFADKYIEYTIKVRKLFKRGNLTDSVLFEQVNQYYLAQMEGLKKAEEGKIASYIEKNKLQPKKTASGLQYVIKEEGKGANPVVGDTVVINYTGALTNGKIFDTNDVELAKKNNKFNAMRPYEPLRVRVGHTPVIPGWTEGLQLLKKGSKATLIIPSVLGYGERQQQSEIPAYAPLVFDVEIVDIIAGPKGEPAAPTMPQMQIPNQAPVN, via the coding sequence ATGAAAAAATCAATTTTATTATTGACAGCAGTAGCAAGTTTAGCACTTGCATCATGCCAAAATTTCAAAAAAGGAGAAGGTGGTTTAGAATACAAATTCCTGAAAGATAATGGCGGAGAGAAAGCTGTTGGTGGGGATGTTATTGCGATGGACATCGTTGTAAAGACTGATCGCGATTCACTTTTAGCAAGTACATATGATTTAGGGTTACCGCAAATCGCTCCGATTATGCCTGACTCTTTAATGCAACAAGCAGGCGCATATGCTGGTGACAACAACACCATTTTGAAAATGTTAGGCGAAGGCGATAGCGCTGTATTTAAATTAAACTTAGATACGATGGCAGCTAGAACTGGCCAACCAAAACCAGAATTCGCTGACAAATACATTGAGTATACAATCAAGGTTAGAAAACTTTTCAAAAGAGGTAACTTAACTGATTCAGTTTTATTTGAGCAAGTAAACCAATACTACTTAGCACAAATGGAAGGTTTGAAAAAAGCGGAAGAGGGTAAAATTGCTTCTTACATTGAGAAAAACAAATTACAACCTAAGAAAACAGCTTCAGGCTTACAATACGTAATCAAAGAAGAAGGTAAAGGTGCTAACCCTGTTGTTGGTGATACAGTTGTTATCAACTACACTGGTGCATTAACTAACGGAAAAATCTTCGATACAAATGATGTAGAATTAGCGAAGAAAAACAATAAATTCAACGCTATGCGTCCTTACGAGCCATTGCGCGTTCGCGTAGGTCATACTCCAGTTATCCCAGGATGGACTGAAGGTCTTCAATTATTGAAAAAAGGTAGCAAAGCGACGTTAATTATTCCTTCAGTATTAGGATATGGTGAGCGTCAGCAACAAAGTGAAATTCCAGCATACGCACCATTAGTGTTTGATGTAGAGATCGTGGATATCATTGCTGGTCCAAAAGGTGAACCTGCGGCTCCAACAATGCCTCAAATGCAAATTCCTAATCAAGCTCCAGTAAATTAA
- a CDS encoding AAA family ATPase, producing the protein MIYIKQIRNDLDRDLRQFYPHNIPSIFHLDELNIRKPVTFIVGENGSGKSTLIEAVAINSGFNPEGGGRNFRFDTKQSHSNLFESITLVRGTERNQDGFFLRAESFYNVSSEVERVFEGDEGTLESVYGGNLHERSHGECFLSFFNHRLFGKGLYIFDEPESALSITSQFAMMIKMKELVEKDSQFIIATHSPILLAYPGADIFEVSDRGILPTDYEATDAFKLYHYFLNNYQAMINELGLD; encoded by the coding sequence ATGATTTATATTAAGCAGATAAGGAATGATTTAGATCGGGATTTGCGCCAATTCTATCCGCATAATATTCCTTCAATTTTTCACTTAGACGAACTGAATATTCGAAAGCCAGTTACGTTTATCGTTGGTGAGAATGGATCGGGAAAATCGACCTTAATAGAAGCTGTTGCGATCAATTCGGGTTTTAATCCTGAAGGTGGAGGTCGCAATTTTAGGTTTGACACGAAGCAATCACACTCTAATTTATTCGAAAGTATAACCCTAGTGCGAGGGACAGAACGTAATCAAGATGGATTTTTTCTACGTGCAGAGAGCTTTTACAATGTTTCGTCAGAAGTCGAACGTGTCTTTGAGGGAGATGAAGGCACATTAGAAAGCGTGTATGGAGGTAATTTGCATGAGCGATCCCATGGAGAGTGTTTCCTTTCTTTTTTTAATCATCGGTTATTCGGTAAAGGCCTATATATTTTTGATGAGCCCGAATCGGCTCTTTCTATCACTAGCCAATTTGCGATGATGATAAAGATGAAGGAATTAGTCGAGAAGGATTCTCAATTTATTATCGCTACGCATTCACCTATTTTACTGGCCTATCCAGGTGCAGATATTTTTGAAGTTTCAGATCGCGGAATATTACCGACGGATTATGAAGCTACAGACGCTTTTAAGTTATATCATTATTTTCTCAATAATTATCAAGCGATGATTAATGAATTGGGTTTAGATTAG